Proteins from one Aspergillus nidulans FGSC A4 chromosome VIII genomic window:
- the leu2A gene encoding 3-isopropylmalate dehydrogenase LEU2 (transcript_id=CADANIAT00001744), translating into MPSYNIVVFGGDHCGPEVTAEAVKILRVIEKSRDDITFNLQDHLLGGCSIDATGSPLTDQALEAAKNADAVFLGAIGGPEWGTGAVRPEQGILKLRKEMGTFANLRPCNFAAPSLVESSPLRPEICRGVDFNIIRELTGGIYFGERKEDDGSGFALDTEPYSRAEIERITRLGAHLALQHNPPLPVWSLDKANVLATSRLWRKTVTEIMAKEFPQLKLEHQLIDSAAMIMVKDPRKLNGIVITSNLFGDIISDEASVIPGSLGLLPSASLSSIPDGKGKVNGIYEPIHGSAPDISGKGIVNPVAAILSVGLMMQYSFALFEEARAVATAVSNVIEAGVRTGDIGGKASTKEVGDAVAAELEKLLKK; encoded by the exons ATGCCGTCTTACAATATTGTTGTCTTTGGGGGAGATCATTGCGGTCCTGAG GTTACCGCCGAGGCTGTCAAG ATCCTCCGTGTGATCGAAAAGAGTCGTGACGATATCACTTTCAACCTGCAAGACCACTTGCTCGGTGGT TGCTCAATTGATGCCACAGGATCTCCTCTTACCGATCAAGCACTTGAAGCCGCGAAGAACGCTGACGCCGTGTTCCTTGGTGCCATTGGTGGCCCA GAATGGGGAACTGGTGCTGTCCGCCCTGAGCAGGGTATTctcaagctgcgcaaggaaatGGGCACTTTCGCCAACTTGCGACCATGCAATTTCGCCGCTCCCTCACTAGTAGAGAGCTCTCCCCTCCGGCCTGAGATCTGCCGCGGCGTCGACTTCAACATCATCCGTGAATTGACTGGCGGTATCTACTTCGGTGAACGcaaggaagacgacggcagCGGCTTCGCCCTTGACACGGAACCCTACTCACGCGCTGAAATTGAACGCATCACCCGTCTTGGTGCCCACCTCGCCCTGCAACAcaaccctcctcttcctgtgTGGAGCTTGGACAAGGCCAATGTCCTTGCTACCAGCCGTCTCTGGCGTAAGACGGTTACCGAAATCATGGCGAAGGAGTTCCCTCAGCTTAAGCTTGAGCACCAGCTTATCGACTCCGCTGCCATGATTATGGTCAAGGACCCTCGCAAGCTGAATGGTATCGTCATCACCAGCAACCTGTTCGGTGATATTATATCGGACGAGGCTAGCGTTATCCCCGGATCTTTGGGTCTGCTTCCCAGCGCTAGTCTGAGTAGCATTCCTGATGGAAAGGGCAAGGTTAACGGTATTTACGAGCCCATTCACG GCTCCGCGCCCGACATTTCCGGAAAGGGCATTGTTAACCCCGTCGCTGCAATCCTCTCAGTCGGCCTGATGATGCAGTACTCTTTCGCCCTCTTCGAAGAGGCTCGCGCGGTTGCGACCGCCGTGAGCAACGTCATCGAGGCCGGTGTCCGCACTGGTGACATTGGCGGCAAAGCTTCCACCAAGGAAGTTGGtgatgctgttgctgctgagctggagaagcttctcaagaAATAA
- a CDS encoding phosphoglycerate mutase family protein (transcript_id=CADANIAT00001748), with amino-acid sequence MPLDTIYLTRHGHRLNWTIDYRTGTYSSQFPTPTGNPSDPTLTSHGVQQSHELAAHLVSGDVMPKPFRVYSSPFWRCLQTIEPAVRALKGAKEMSKGNEVGGETGGIDMNAEFEIRVENGLGEWFGSTTFFHHPTPPSLSTLLSLPKSNFEKSEPPFTLDTTRSVPLLYTSTQGESIPQLHNRLATTLAGIIREVDAEVFELEASLPPEQRSSKAILICSHAAPLIAIGRVLTGHMPEDSSEEDFHVFTAGLSTFRRRRNEATYRLGYVAQKREGKALAEGTRITDPTTTAVPEWEGGKGVGGGWDCVVNGDCSFLSGGAERGWHFNGEESFDTGPMADTASSAEGEMRLGNKL; translated from the exons ATGCCCCTTGACACAATCTACTTGACTCGGCACGGC CACCGATTGAATTGGACAATCGACTACAGAACCGGCACATACAGCTCTCAATTTCCCACACCCACAGGGAATCCCTCCGACCCAACCTTGACCTCCCACGGTGTTCAGCAGTCGCATGAGCTCGCGGCTCATCTCGTTAGCGGGGATGTTATGCCGAAGCCGTTCAGGGTCTATTCAAGTCCGTTTTGGAGGTGCCTGCAGACTATTGAGCCGGCTGTGAGGGCTTTGAAAGGCGCGAAGGAGATGTCGAAGGGTAACGAAGTCGGAGGAGAGACGGGAGGGATTGACATGAATGCGGAGTTTGAAATTAGAGTGGAGAATGGGCTTGG AGAATGGTTCGGCTCAACAACCTTCTTCCATCACCCTACGCCTCCGTCGCTCTCAACACTGCTATCACTCCCGAAGTCCAACTTCGAAAAGAGCGAACCGCCATTCACTTTGGACACCACGCGCAGCGTACCCCTCCTATACACATCCACCCAGGGCGAGTCTATTCCCCAACTCCACAATCGCCTTGCAACAACTCTAGCCGGTATAATCCGTGAAGTCGACGCCGAAGTCTTCGAGCTCGAGGCCTCTTTACCCCCCGAACAGAGATCAAGCAAAGCAATTCTTATATGCTCGCATGCGGCGCCGCTGATCGCTATTGGGCGCGTGCTGACGGGCCATATGCCGGAGGACTCAAGCGAGGAAGATTTTCATGTGTTTACAGCGGGGCTGAGTACGTttcggcggaggaggaatgaGGCTACGTATAGGCTTGGATATGTTGCGCAGAAGAGGGAGGGTAAGGCGCTGGCGGAGGGGACGAGGATTACGGATCCAACCACTACGGCTGTGCCTGAATgggaaggagggaaggggGTGGGGGGTGGCTGGGACTGTGTGGTGAACGGGGATTGTAGTTTTTTGAGCGGTGGTGCAGAGAGAGGCTGGCATTTCAATGGGGAGGAGTCGTTTGATACAGGGCCCATGGCAGACACGGCGAGTTCAGCGGAAGGGGAGATGCGGTTGGGGAACAAGTTATAG
- a CDS encoding CDP-diacylglycerol--inositol 3-phosphatidyltransferase (transcript_id=CADANIAT00001743) gives MSARTRRQKAALAAQTEGSDDVSSTSNGTIQRPPKQSRSASPEDDGVTENVYLFAPNIIGYVRVVLAIASLYYMPLHPRTCSLLYSVSCLLDALDGYAARYYNQSTTFGAVLDMVTDRCTTACLLVFLSSAWPRWALVFQSLISLDMASHYMHMYATLSMGGANQSHKKIDSSRSWVLYLYYNSRTVLFICCALNELFFIGLYLLSFSSPTLSSSLLQPPQGVTVGGTPPPPASTSVFASPWSAGALELARANKIDSFWPWVITAVSFPVMAFKQFVNVVQLVKASNWLVEGDLDNRRKARKARDN, from the exons ATGAGCGCTCGTACCAGAAGGCAGAAGGCCGCGCTGGCCGCTCAAACCGAAGGAAGCGACGACGTATCGTCAACGAGTAACGGCACTATACAAAGACCGCCCAAACAAAGCAGATCAGCCTCGCCGGAAGATGACGGAGTGACAGAGAATGTATACCTCTTTGCTCCAAATATTATTG GTTATGTGAGAGTTGTCCTGGCGATTGCGTCCCTCTACTATATGCCTCTTCACCCGCGAACATGCTCGCTTCTCTACAGCGTCTCCTGCTTGCTGGATGCCCTGGATGGATATGCAGCGCGTTATTACAACCAGTCCACTACGTTCGGCGCTGTGCTTGACATGGTAACTGATCGTTGCACAACTGCTTgccttcttgtctttctaAGTTCTGCCTGGCCACGATGGGCGCTCGTCTTCCAGTCGTTGATCTCCTTAGATATGGCCAGTCATTACATGCACATGTACGCGACTCTCAGTATGGGCGGGGCCAACCAGAGCCATAAGAAAATCGATTCCTCGCGAAGCTGGGTTCTATACCTCTACTACAACAGCAGG ACTGTCCTTTTCATCTGCTGTGCTCTCAACGAGCTCTTCTTTATCGGCCTGTACCTACTCTCCTTTTCGTCTCCTACTCTATCATCCTCTCTACTCCAGCCTCCACAAGGTGTTACTGTGGGCGGaacaccacctcctccagcttcgacTAGTGTATTCGCAAGTCCTTGGAGTGCTGGAGCTCTGGAATTGGCCCGGGCCAACAAGATTGACAGCTTTTGGCCTTGGGTGATCACGGCAGTCTCGTTCCCAGTTATGGCCTTCAAACAATTTGTCAACGTCGTACAGCTGGTCAAGGCGTCCAATTGGCTAGTCGAAGGAGACCTTGACAACCGGCGGAAGGCTCGCAAGGCCAGGGATAATTAA
- a CDS encoding phosphatidylserine decarboxylase 1 (transcript_id=CADANIAT00001746) → MASGLFSYSAPLRRNLACLSKERIALSDMVSFGPPERLRAGVRFFSKSRPSYNNNQKQNSSTKSSFGSRLRFALRNTKVEWYPIPVGLGIGLLGILHYYKSQRNERIRQEREAEAAGESFDFSKPPPRPKIRPSGPWQVQIMSTLPLKAMSRLWGRFNEIELPYYLRVPGFKLYSWIFGVNLDEVAEPDLHVYPNLAAFFYRKLKPGVRPLDPDPHAILSPSDGRILQFGLIERGEVEQVKGVTYSLDALLGSATPSQADHSKKFMDHHNEPSQKDAASIAADEQFATMNGISYTLPSLFSGETGGLRKRSSSKDASTESQITSETLVREDLARGDGTPWYAPKPTSNNALYYVVIYLAPGDYHRFHSPVPWVVESRRHFAGELFSVSPYLQRHLPGLFTLNERVVLLGRWRWGFFSYTPVGATNVGSIKINFDSELRTNSLLTDTAADIAAAEAARRGEQYPGFAEATYLHASRTLGGHPLQRGEEMGGFQLGSSIVLVFEAPMGTRKSFDAGWKEGQRDGGLNWTIEKGQRIKMGQKVAYVDIKE, encoded by the coding sequence ATGGCCTCGGGCCTGTTCAGCTACTCCGCTCCGTTGCGCCGCAACCTCGCTTGTCTTTCAAAAGAGCGCATTGCGCTATCAGATATGGTGTCTTTCGGCCCTCCTGAGCGGCTTAGGGCCGGTGTCAGGTTCTTTTCGAAGTCTCGCCCTTCTTACAATAATAACCAAAAGCAGAACTCGTCGACCAAAAGCTCTTTTGGATCCCGACTACGTTTTGCTCTACGAAATACCAAGGTCGAATGGTATCCAATTCCGGTTGGGTTGGGAATTGGTCTACTAGGTATACTGCATTATTACAAGTCTCAGCGGAATGAACGAATACGACAAGAAagggaagctgaagctgctggggAATCCTTTGATTTCTCGAAACCACCCCCGCGGCCAAAGATCCGACCTAGCGGGCCATGGCAAGTTCAGATTATGTCAACCCTGCCATTGAAGGCAATGTCTCGATTATGGGGGCGGTTCAATGAAATAGAACTTCCCTACTATTTGCGCGTGCCGGGATTCAAGCTATACTCTTGGATTTTCGGCGTCAACCTTGACGAAGTGGCCGAGCCCGATCTTCACGTATATCCAAATCTGGCAGCCTTTTTCTATCGCAAATTGAAGCCTGGAGTCCGTCCATTAGACCCAGACCCGCATGctattctttctccctccGATGGGCGTATCCTTCAGTTCGGACTCATAGAGCGAGGGGAAGTGGAACAGGTTAAAGGCGTGACCTATAGCTTAGATGCGCTCTTAGGTTCCGCCACTCCATCTCAGGCAGATCATTCCAAGAAGTTTATGGATCATCACAACGAGCCCTCGCAAAAGGATGCCGCCAGTATTGCGGCTGATGAACAGTTTGCTACCATGAACGGCATTTCTTACACTTTGCCATCTCTCTTTTCTGGGGAGACCGGAGGTCTAAGGAAACGCTCATCGTCTAAAGATGCGTCCACTGAATCCCAAATAACGTCCGAAACTCTGGTGcgagaagaccttgcccGTGGCGATGGCACCCCTTGGTATGCTCCAAAACCTACGTCTAATAATGCTCTCTATTACGTGGTCATTTACCTCGCACCTGGTGATTATCATCGGTTCCACTCCCCTGTTCCTTGGGTCGTTGAGAGCCGTCGGCATTTTGCAGGGGAGTTATTCTCTGTGTCGCCGTATCTACAGCGACATCTGCCTGGCCTTTTCACTCTCAACGAGCGGGTTGTGCTTTTGGGCCGGTGGCGCTGGGGATTCTTCAGCTATACACCAGTGGGGGCCACAAATGTAGGCTCGATCAAAATCAACTTCGACTCCGAGCTTCGAACGAATAGCCTTCTCACCGACACTGCGGCggatattgctgctgcggaagCTGCACGACGTGGCGAACAATACCCTGGCTTTGCTGAGGCTACTTACCTTCACGCCAGTCGGACACTCGGGGGCCACCCCCTTCAACGAGGTGAGGAGATGGGTGGATTCCAGTTGGGAAGCTCTATTGTACTGGTCTTCGAGGCTCCCATGGGCACCCGCAAGTCATTCGATGccggctggaaagagggCCAGCGAGACGGTGGGTTGAATTGGACGATTGAGAAGGGCCAGCGCATTAAGATGGGTCAGAAGGTTGCATACgttgatatcaaggaataG
- a CDS encoding uncharacterized protein (transcript_id=CADANIAT00001747) has product MSLLEAEGGNGSGGFILHVLCPSLPPPNRFTFTNLPLSSTIADLKVRISQTVPSRPVPDNQKLLYLGKLLSNDSVTLQSLFEPVNGSEHSIHLVLPPTPTNSADPAKTVANASYHSNRADTPRDNQSRNPELHAPQLRYREPNPLRRDEIAQSLHENATRRLAELQHDNAYSQASWTRTSAWTSQQLHRPPSYIPGPMGATTPITSPFTTLLNLPVGDFGEGIQLPEETQARLRLLKQHISLAEEQINCGIAPAIDHVIQLRTHLFKILDDQLRRHPSERGEFVEPLITRVFDISTRADELRRRHLLPHNSRPSHRPTAPLYLISSPNGYQAVCTPYVATDGDRTPVTVSTAETANSAEGQHANAQPNADAAVMENVVRRAVLNQRPVADGQFGMGRNLRRLWLFMRLYFFCHMFSQPGSQTRLLYVTLSVIAAILSETNIPSRVYEMILVPVQRHLEGLVHFTPGEQAPLRPQGTGTAGGGAATNQQVGIQPGREARWAGALYRNLRRVERSAALFIASLVPGVGERHIEVRNAAEAARNAELARQEEERRRQEAAAAAAAAAANTDEDTAGERSAQATTAAETHELQPSIPQEAH; this is encoded by the exons ATGTCTTTGCTTGAGGCGGAGGGCGGCAATGGCTCTGGAGGTTTCATTCTCCATGTGTTGTGTCCGTCCCTGCCACCGCCGAATCgcttcaccttcaccaaccttcctctctcctcaACCATCGCCGACCTCAAAGTTCGCATTTCGCAAACAGTCCCATCTCGCCCTGTGCCAGACAACCAGAAGCTTTTGTATCTGGGAAAACTGCTTTCTAACGACAGTGTCACATTGCAATCTCTATTCGAACCAGTGAAC GGCTCTGAGCACTCAATACATCTCGTACTTCCACCAACTCCGACAAACTCTGCGGACCCTGCCAAGACAGTCGCAAACGCCTCATATCATTCCAACCGGGCCGACACTCCCAGAGACAACCAATCGCGAAATCCTGAACTGCATGCGCCGCAACTGAGGTACCGGGAACCTAATCCTTTAAGGCGGGATGAGATTGCACAGTCACTACACGAGAATGCTACCCGTCGCCTGGCCGAACTACAACACGATAATGCTTATTCTCAAGCCTCTTGGACAAGAACATCGGCGTGGACGTCACAGCAGCTTCATCGCCCGCCGTCCTACATACCAGGGCCTATGGGCGCAACTACACCAATTACCTCGCCGTTTACTACTCTCCTAAACCTCCCAGTTGGGGATTTCGGAGAGGGCATTCAGCTTCCAGAAGAGACTCAGGCACGACTGAGGCTACTTAAACAGCATATAAGCCTTGCGGAAGAACAGATAAACTGCGGGATTGCTCCCGCGATAGACCATGTAATTCAGCTACGCACGCATTTATTCAAGATTCTTGACGACCAGCTTAGACGGCATCCGTCGGAACGTGGCGAATTTGTTGAGCCATTAATCACCCGGGTCTTTGACATATCTACTCGCGCCGATGAGCTCCGTCGGCGTCATTTGTTACCTCACAATTCTCGTCCCTCACATCGGCCGACAGCCCCTTTGTACCTCATCTCTTCACCTAATGGTTATCAAGCCGTATGCACACCTTACGTTGCAACAGATGGGGATCGGACACCAGTTACAGTGAGTACAGCCGAGACGGCAAATTCCGCCGAGGGGCAACATGCCAATGCGCAGCCCAACGCAGACGCAGCAGTTATGGAAAATGTAGTTCGTCGCGCCGTACTCAACCAACGGCCTGTAGCCGATGGCCAATTTGGCATGGGACGAAATCTACGGCGGCTGTGGCTGTTCATGCGGCTTTACTTCTTTTGTCATATGTTCAGCCAACCCGGATCTCAAACACGGCTGCTCTATGTAACTCTGTCGGTGATTGCCGCGATCCTCTCAGAAACCAACATCCCAAGCCGAGTGTACGAGATGATCCTTGTTCCTGTCCAGCGACATCTCGAAGGACTAGTACATTTTACACCGGGGGAGCAAGCACCACTGCGCCCTCAAGGTACAGGAACAGCGGGTGGCGGAGCCGCAACAAATCAACAGGTGGGTATACAGCCTGGTCGCGAGGCACGCTGGGCTGGGGCCCTATACCGTAACCTACGAAGAGTGGAACGTTCAGCggccctcttcatcgccagtTTAGTACCGGGTGTAGGGGAGAGGCACATTGAGGTGCGGAATGCGGCCGAGGCTGCACGAAATGCTGAGCTTGCGCGACAGGAGGAAGAACGACGGCgacaagaagcagcagcagcagcagcagcagcagcagcgaacACAGACGAGGACACAGCTGGTGAGCGAAGTGCTCAGGCTACAACGGCGGCCGAAACGCATGAATTACAGCCCTCAATACCCCAAGAAGCACATTAA
- a CDS encoding ribosomal 40S subunit protein S22 (transcript_id=CADANIAT00001749), protein MVKTSVLNDALNAINNAEKAGKRQVLIRPSSKVIIKFLSVMQKHGYIGEFEEVDDHRSGKIVIQLNGRLNKCGVINPRYPVQLGDLENWAVQLLPSRQFGFVVLTTSAGIMDHEEARRKHVAGKLLGFFY, encoded by the exons ATGGTCAAGACCTCCGTTCTCAACGATGCgctcaacgccatcaacaacgccgAGAAAGCTGGCAAGCGCCAGGTCCTTATCCGTCCTTCCTCCAAGGTCATTATCAAGTTCCTGAGCGTCATGCAGAAGCACG GTTACATCGGTGAAtttgaggaggttgacgaCCACCGCTCTGGCAAGATCGTTATCCAGCTCAACGGCCGTCTCAACAAGTGCGGTGTCATCAACCCCCGTTACCCTGTTCAGCTCGGTGACCTTGAGAACTGGGCCGTCCAGctccttccttctcgtcaGTTTGGTTTCGTCGTCCTGACCACCTCTGCTGGTATCATGGACCACGAGGAGGCTCGTCGCAAGCACGTTGCTGGCAAGCTCCTCGGCTTCTTCTACTAG
- a CDS encoding anaphase promoting complex subunit DOC1 (transcript_id=CADANIAT00001745), translating into MPRHLLRRHPTASSDSPPRQPQQRQRPSHMPAQSQFQTPSPRGIPFPQLHPSAGAAIDTSADVAGPPEPVRRAAQAQAALFSLFGRGVAGRPQGRGREPMIGEDVDEEYEFDEDNPFIEDGDDDEALNDAEVEGRTDLSAEENEVDLSEEMEGIVDGEIEEEGAEEDEDELMHDRDKSPTPLSNDLREISSLASWTVSTHKPGCGVAALRNPDHSQYWQSDGPQPHTLTLHFFKLVAVVKIRVYLDFSLDESYTPTKMTFLAGMGGNDLVEFATWEGEGPCGWVDVPLEGVGGQNGGWVHQRCKRRRVRKSSSRYRGKKDKGKGKYVGSILADDPLLSDAEAHHNSDHETSLYGEDNIDDWDDVDDDDTEDDDDPYSGSVLKAMVIQMRVMENHQNGKDTHVRGFQVFARDDNRRRIGNAPSASADGRVRRHSARKSLRGANDDDGRGEGTGAGDRAKVTGLEEPDWMGDPVIR; encoded by the exons ATgcctcgccatctcctccgccgaCACCCCACCGCTTCCTCCGACTCCCCACCTCGGCAGCCACAACAACGGCAGCGCCCAAGCCATATGCCAGCACAGTCTCAGTTCCAGACCCCATCGCCTAGAGGGATACCCTTCCCGCAGCTACATCCTTCTGCTGGGGCCGCGATTGATACTTCCGCTGATGTAGCGGGGCCTCCGGAGCCGGTTCGGCGCgcggcgcaggcgcaagcgGCGCTTTTTTCGTTGTTTGGGAGGGGTGTGGCTGGGAGGCCACAGGGTCGGGGAAGGGAGCCAATGATCGGTGAAGATGTAGACGAAGAGTATGAATTTGATGAGGACAATCCATTTATTGAAGAcggcgatgacgatgaagccCTGAATGATGCGGAAGTGGAAGGACGGACTGATCTGAGTgcggaagagaatgaagttGATCTTTCAGAGGAAATGGAGGGAATTGTTGACGgggaaattgaagaagagggtgcagaagaggacgaggatgaattGATGCATGATCGAG ATAAATCACCCACTCCGCTATCGAACGATCTTCGTGAGATATCCTCATTAGCGTCTTGGACTGTCTCAACCCACAAGCCGGGTTGCGGCGTAGCCGCGCTCCGAAACCCAGATCATTCTCAGTACTGGCAGTCCGATGGACCGCAGCCGCATACACTAACGTTACACTTTTTCAAGCTCGTTGCTGTGGTCAAAATTAGGGTCTATCTCGACTTTAGTCTCGATGAGAGTTACACGCCTACGAAGATGACTTTCCTGGCTGGCATGGGTGGGAACGACCTAGTGGAGTTTGCGACATGGGAAGGTGAGGGACCCTGTGGCTGGGTGGATGTACCGCTCGAGGGAGTTGGCGGGCAGAATGGTGGATGGGTACATCAGAGGTGCAAGCGTCGGCGAGTACGGAAATCATCATCCCGATATCGCGGTAAAAAAGAtaaggggaaggggaagtaTGTGGGTAGCATACTCGCGGATGATCCGCTGCTTTCGGATGCTGAGGCTCATCACAATTCCGATCATGAAACCAGCTTGTATGGCGAAGACAATATCGACGACTGGGACGAcgtcgatgatgacgacacggaggacgatgatgacccGTACTCTGGGAGCGTGCTCAAGGCCATGGTAATTCAGATGCGGGTGATGGAAAATCATCAGAACGGAAAGGATACTCATGTACGTGGTTTCCAAGTCTTCGCGAGGGATGACAACCGTCGACGTATTGGTAATGCTCCCTCCGCCTCTGCAGATGGTCGAGTCCGCAGGCACAGTGCCAGGAAGTCTCTACGTGGTGCTAACGATGATGACGGCCGGGGCGAAGGCACAGGGGCCGGTGACAGGGCCAAGGTAACAGGGTTAGAGGAGCCGGATTGGATGGGAGATCCTGTAATTCGATGA